From Candidatus Brocadiaceae bacterium, the proteins below share one genomic window:
- the lnt gene encoding apolipoprotein N-acyltransferase, whose translation MGFLAWIALIPWFILIATNERYFSLHSLGIGILFFFIQLSWMRYVTIAAWILLPLYCSTYFLCFAFCTKRIFFRLKLPLIFIAPCTWAALEFIRSFFLSGFPWFFIGHTQYQYLTIIQITDITGVYGVSFIIVLVNAAIADLIVWRLAKRNKTVSCSSSQNTCIKDIYGNFPFSCKKFTLFHLFYLVPLFLVTFVSAYGFLRIKNNLFQEGPTICMVQGNIPQEVKADSTEEDQITILKKYTDLSMDAKGTPVDLLVWPETMMPGLLNINPELTGRKIDFLSQLTTIQLAQHLNAHLLLGGISLLLAGEEQIFFNSAYYYNRQGTLVDRYDKIHLVPFGEFTPLEKYFPFLSKLVPYNIGLSPGRKRTLFHMDIPSKGYFTFGASICYEDTVPSLVRKFKKEGANFMINITNDGWFHNSSELDQHLAIMVFRAVENRMGMARAANTGISSFVSPDGTIYDRFLDQNGNDKEVSGILINTIKLKDGYLSFYTNYGDWFSVLCVTATAIMLFLSIFHRNFSLTFCKR comes from the coding sequence ATGGGCTTCCTTGCCTGGATTGCTCTTATTCCATGGTTTATTCTTATTGCAACCAACGAACGGTACTTTTCTCTTCATTCATTAGGCATAGGGATACTCTTTTTCTTTATCCAGCTTTCCTGGATGAGATACGTTACCATAGCAGCATGGATATTGCTGCCTCTTTATTGTTCCACATATTTTCTATGTTTCGCATTCTGTACGAAACGTATCTTTTTTCGATTGAAACTGCCTCTCATTTTTATTGCGCCCTGTACATGGGCTGCGCTGGAATTTATCCGATCATTTTTTCTTTCAGGGTTCCCGTGGTTTTTTATTGGGCATACTCAATATCAGTATCTCACGATAATTCAGATAACCGATATTACCGGCGTATACGGTGTCTCTTTTATTATTGTTCTGGTTAACGCGGCAATTGCCGATCTGATTGTCTGGCGCCTTGCGAAACGAAACAAAACGGTGTCCTGTAGTTCCTCTCAAAATACTTGTATCAAGGATATTTATGGTAACTTCCCGTTTTCATGCAAAAAGTTCACCTTGTTTCATCTTTTCTATCTTGTGCCGTTATTCCTGGTAACGTTTGTTTCAGCGTATGGGTTTTTAAGGATTAAAAATAATCTTTTCCAGGAAGGCCCAACGATATGTATGGTTCAGGGAAACATACCTCAGGAGGTAAAAGCTGACTCTACCGAAGAAGATCAGATAACTATTCTGAAAAAATACACAGACCTCTCAATGGACGCGAAAGGCACACCGGTCGATTTGCTTGTATGGCCGGAGACCATGATGCCTGGATTACTGAATATTAATCCAGAACTTACTGGAAGAAAGATTGATTTTTTATCACAACTCACGACAATACAGCTGGCACAGCATCTTAATGCACATCTGCTCCTGGGAGGTATTTCCCTACTACTGGCAGGAGAGGAACAAATATTCTTTAACAGCGCCTATTACTATAACCGGCAGGGAACACTGGTGGATCGTTACGATAAGATCCATCTCGTGCCATTTGGAGAGTTTACTCCCCTGGAAAAATATTTTCCATTCCTTTCTAAATTGGTACCATACAACATTGGATTGAGTCCTGGACGAAAGCGAACACTATTTCACATGGACATTCCATCAAAGGGATATTTTACATTTGGCGCGTCCATATGCTACGAAGATACTGTTCCCTCACTGGTGAGAAAATTTAAAAAAGAAGGGGCAAATTTCATGATAAATATAACAAATGACGGGTGGTTTCACAATAGTTCCGAACTGGATCAACACCTTGCCATAATGGTATTTCGTGCGGTAGAAAATCGAATGGGTATGGCGCGGGCGGCAAATACGGGTATTTCTTCGTTTGTGTCTCCTGATGGCACTATTTACGACCGTTTTCTGGATCAGAATGGAAATGACAAGGAAGTAAGTGGTATATTGATTAACACGATAAAATTAAAAGATGGATATCTCTCTTTCTATACAAACTATGGAGACTGGTTTTCAGTGCTTTGTGTAACAGCAACTGCAATTATGCTGTTTTTGTCTATTTTTCACAGGAATTTCTCCTTGACATTTTGTAAACGATAA
- a CDS encoding rod shape-determining protein MreC: MRTSAPSFGKLITHPLTTFLLLLIISLVFLYAPKQSNHIKMLCVAPVRPLQWATCVCSNSAKNIFTGLFSFWHDAEKRAQLEEQVFLLQNKVKEQQDIIYKLKSALQNLSNFQTISKGTQSNPIPADIIGYDTSLFRKSITINLGSKHGVRLHDIVVSQNALVGIISTVSRWNSVVRLITDPSSRIPARILETREQVILEGNATSFCQLKYVPRWSKVEKGNNVVSTKLSDFYLSSLPIATVAECKTKGGALFQSVKVLPKVNIAKIEHVLVIPR; this comes from the coding sequence ATGAGGACCTCCGCCCCTAGTTTCGGTAAACTTATTACCCACCCACTTACTACCTTTCTTCTCCTGCTAATCATTTCTTTAGTGTTTCTCTATGCACCAAAACAATCAAACCATATAAAAATGCTCTGTGTTGCCCCTGTAAGGCCATTACAGTGGGCAACCTGCGTTTGCTCAAACTCTGCGAAAAACATTTTTACCGGGCTCTTTTCTTTCTGGCACGACGCTGAAAAAAGAGCTCAATTGGAAGAGCAAGTCTTTCTATTACAAAATAAGGTAAAAGAACAACAGGACATTATCTATAAATTAAAGAGCGCATTACAAAATCTTTCAAACTTTCAGACAATAAGCAAAGGTACTCAATCAAATCCAATTCCCGCGGATATTATCGGATACGATACATCACTCTTTCGAAAGAGTATAACTATTAATCTCGGCTCAAAGCACGGCGTAAGACTTCACGATATCGTTGTCTCACAAAATGCGCTTGTGGGTATAATATCTACAGTCAGCAGGTGGAACAGCGTGGTACGACTTATCACAGATCCTTCTTCACGTATACCGGCAAGGATACTGGAAACAAGGGAACAGGTAATTTTAGAGGGAAACGCCACCTCTTTTTGTCAATTGAAGTATGTACCGCGGTGGTCAAAGGTTGAGAAAGGTAACAACGTTGTTTCTACAAAGCTCAGTGATTTTTACCTATCATCCTTGCCGATAGCAACCGTTGCTGAATGTAAAACAAAAGGGGGAGCCCTCTTTCAATCTGTAAAAGTATTACCAAAAGTAAATATTGCAAAAATAGAGCATGTGCTGGTAATTCCCAGATAA
- a CDS encoding rod shape-determining protein, whose product MHPLDLILGFVSTDMGIDLGTANTLVCIPGQGIVLSEPSVVAVKPGTNKVLLNGRAVGSVAKSMLEKAPSSISVVRPLKNGVIADFDITEAMLKYFITKVHKRKWGVRPRILIAIPSGITAVEKRAVVNSAERAGAREVYLISEPKAAAIGVGLPVGEPVASMVVDIGGGTTEVAVLSLGDVFTHESLRIAGDEFDESIVQYVRKTYNLDIGHRTAEQIKITIGSAFSLEEEMVLEVRGRDAIAGLPRATNITSEEIREALKEPMDKIVFAVKSTLEKTSPELASDLITNGLVLVGGGALIRGLDKLLMEETGLPVRVGDDPLTAVARGTGYLLENLDLFKAVLQDEDLRP is encoded by the coding sequence ATGCATCCCTTAGATTTAATATTAGGTTTCGTTTCAACAGACATGGGTATTGACCTTGGTACGGCAAACACACTGGTTTGCATACCTGGACAGGGTATTGTGTTATCAGAACCATCCGTTGTGGCTGTCAAGCCTGGCACAAACAAAGTCCTTTTGAATGGCAGGGCGGTAGGAAGCGTTGCCAAATCCATGTTGGAAAAAGCGCCGAGCAGTATCTCTGTAGTGCGCCCACTCAAAAACGGTGTAATTGCCGATTTTGATATTACAGAGGCAATGCTCAAATATTTCATCACAAAGGTGCATAAACGAAAATGGGGTGTGCGCCCGAGGATATTGATTGCGATACCATCAGGTATCACTGCTGTGGAAAAACGGGCGGTAGTAAATTCTGCCGAGCGTGCGGGAGCACGGGAGGTATATCTTATTTCTGAGCCAAAGGCGGCGGCAATAGGTGTTGGGCTCCCTGTAGGAGAACCTGTGGCAAGTATGGTGGTTGATATTGGCGGCGGAACAACAGAGGTTGCAGTCCTTTCACTTGGCGATGTGTTTACCCACGAAAGTTTAAGGATTGCCGGCGATGAGTTTGATGAGTCTATTGTTCAATATGTCAGAAAAACCTACAACCTCGACATTGGACATCGTACTGCTGAACAAATAAAAATTACGATCGGTTCTGCCTTTTCGCTGGAAGAGGAAATGGTGTTGGAAGTGAGAGGCAGAGATGCTATTGCCGGCTTGCCAAGAGCAACAAATATCACTTCTGAGGAAATTCGGGAGGCGCTGAAAGAGCCCATGGACAAGATTGTTTTTGCCGTAAAGTCTACCCTTGAAAAAACTTCACCGGAACTGGCTTCCGACTTGATAACAAACGGCTTAGTGCTGGTAGGAGGCGGAGCCCTGATCAGAGGACTGGATAAATTATTAATGGAAGAAACAGGGCTTCCCGTACGGGTTGGCGATGATCCGCTAACTGCTGTTGCAAGGGGAACAGGATATCTTTTAGAAAATTTGGATTTATTTAAGGCTGTTTTACAGGATGAGGACCTCCGCCCCTAG
- a CDS encoding MlaD family protein yields the protein MIKEHKAEIRAGIFALITLVGFGFMIFMFGIQKGYFKPHVTIKTQFKNVYGLQIGVPVRFMGVGIGQVKDILLPKKLPSSGVEVILQIDRSVQNNISRNAIATIKWLSYVTGDTYVEITSGTSLAPIVQDGDSIKGEEPLDYASVLEKGTGILDSLSSLLQEVKKGGLIESLSEVSLSINESVNTFQKGEGLLYSLIYDQKGKQVFENLTETAESLNKLIENIAHGEGLLTSIIYDKRGNQLLGNLTETAESLNQITGNIARGEGTIGALLTDPTVYENLKSLLGGAGRSFILRTLIRKSIEKGKEEE from the coding sequence ATGATAAAGGAACACAAGGCAGAAATACGAGCAGGAATATTCGCTCTAATAACTTTAGTAGGTTTTGGGTTCATGATTTTCATGTTTGGTATCCAGAAAGGATATTTTAAGCCTCATGTAACGATAAAGACACAGTTCAAAAATGTGTATGGGCTTCAGATTGGTGTTCCCGTAAGGTTTATGGGAGTTGGTATTGGGCAAGTAAAAGACATCCTCCTGCCGAAGAAGCTACCCAGTTCGGGGGTAGAGGTAATACTTCAAATAGATAGATCTGTACAGAATAATATATCAAGGAATGCAATCGCTACCATTAAATGGTTAAGCTACGTTACCGGTGACACGTATGTGGAAATTACTTCCGGAACAAGTCTGGCTCCGATAGTACAGGATGGAGATTCTATAAAGGGAGAGGAACCTCTTGATTATGCGTCTGTTCTTGAAAAGGGAACCGGCATTCTTGACTCCCTATCGTCTCTTTTACAAGAAGTGAAAAAAGGCGGTCTGATAGAATCATTAAGTGAAGTATCTCTGTCAATTAATGAAAGCGTTAACACTTTTCAAAAAGGTGAAGGATTGCTTTATTCGTTAATTTATGATCAGAAAGGGAAACAGGTTTTTGAGAATTTAACGGAAACAGCGGAATCTCTTAACAAACTTATAGAAAATATTGCACATGGCGAAGGATTGCTTACTTCAATTATCTATGATAAGAGAGGCAATCAGCTTCTTGGTAATTTAACAGAAACAGCGGAGTCTCTTAATCAAATAACGGGAAATATTGCCCGTGGTGAAGGAACCATTGGCGCGCTGTTAACGGACCCGACAGTGTACGAAAACCTGAAGAGTCTTTTGGGAGGAGCAGGGCGCAGTTTTATTTTGCGCACATTGATCAGGAAGAGTATTGAAAAGGGAAAGGAAGAAGAATAA
- the mobB gene encoding molybdopterin-guanine dinucleotide biosynthesis protein B — MNNQTPIFSIVGSSNSGKTTLIIKLIKELKSRGYCVGAIKHTHHEPSFDRRGKDSWMHTQAGADTAIVASKKIVGITRKTSEEMQLLEIIKMYLKDADIIVVEGYKSEPLPKIEVFRTVNNGELVCKNDKNLIAVIGDHDPSIGKPFIHIDANPSLIVDLLLSLLGRKSTS, encoded by the coding sequence ATGAATAATCAAACACCAATCTTTTCCATTGTAGGGAGTTCCAACAGTGGCAAGACAACTCTTATCATAAAACTTATTAAAGAATTGAAATCAAGAGGCTACTGTGTTGGCGCCATAAAGCATACGCATCACGAACCTTCATTTGATAGGAGAGGCAAAGACAGCTGGATGCATACCCAGGCAGGCGCCGACACTGCTATCGTTGCTTCAAAAAAGATTGTTGGAATTACACGAAAAACCTCTGAAGAGATGCAATTATTAGAAATAATAAAAATGTACCTGAAAGATGCTGATATTATTGTTGTGGAAGGATATAAATCCGAGCCTCTTCCTAAGATTGAAGTATTCCGCACCGTGAACAACGGCGAACTGGTATGTAAGAACGATAAAAATTTAATAGCAGTAATCGGAGATCATGATCCCTCTATTGGCAAACCCTTTATTCATATTGATGCCAACCCTTCTTTGATCGTTGATTTATTATTATCTCTTCTTGGAAGGAAATCCACTTCCTGA
- a CDS encoding molybdopterin molybdotransferase MoeA yields the protein MISVDTAIQIVTSQAHPLSPRVISFDTALGYCLAQDVQSDIDMPPFNRSAMDGYAVIAEDTLHAPVELTIIEEIAAGAMPAKTVTRGHTSKIMTGASVPEGADAVIKIEETENPSAENKVKILTTVTKGKNISNRGEDIQLGQTVLCKGQLIRPQEIGILATVGKSRVEVFPAPAVGVISTGDELVDVDCKPSGGQIRNSNSYSLAAQARSLKAEVEILGTVKDQKEKIASLMQKGLKKDILILSGGVSMGKYDHVGDVMKDIGIQIFFEKVALKPGKPVIFGRKDKTLVFALPGNPVASFVTFELFIYPAIRKMMGFNTLHRTILQASLEKEILTRRKRREFRPALLSRKGNAWSVLPAEWHGSADLLATTRANCLLIIREEAEKLSAGQTVEVILLD from the coding sequence ATGATTTCTGTTGATACCGCAATACAGATAGTAACATCACAAGCACATCCACTCTCACCCAGAGTAATTTCTTTCGATACCGCCCTGGGATATTGTCTTGCACAGGATGTGCAATCCGATATTGATATGCCCCCTTTTAACCGTTCAGCTATGGACGGTTATGCAGTTATTGCTGAAGATACACTCCACGCGCCGGTTGAACTGACAATCATCGAGGAAATTGCCGCCGGTGCTATGCCAGCAAAAACGGTCACCCGCGGGCATACCTCAAAGATTATGACGGGAGCTTCTGTCCCTGAAGGCGCTGACGCCGTTATTAAGATTGAGGAAACGGAAAATCCTTCGGCAGAAAATAAAGTAAAAATTCTTACTACCGTAACGAAGGGAAAAAACATATCAAACCGGGGAGAGGATATACAGCTCGGACAAACAGTCCTTTGTAAAGGCCAACTGATTCGACCGCAGGAAATAGGAATACTTGCCACCGTAGGAAAATCTCGTGTGGAGGTTTTTCCAGCCCCGGCAGTAGGTGTTATCTCTACAGGCGATGAATTGGTTGACGTGGATTGCAAACCTTCCGGAGGACAAATAAGAAACAGCAATAGCTATTCCCTAGCTGCTCAGGCACGGTCGTTAAAGGCGGAAGTGGAGATTCTCGGCACCGTAAAAGATCAGAAAGAAAAAATTGCATCACTTATGCAAAAGGGATTGAAAAAAGATATCCTGATCCTTTCCGGCGGAGTGTCCATGGGAAAATACGACCATGTGGGGGATGTAATGAAGGATATTGGCATTCAGATTTTTTTTGAAAAAGTTGCTCTCAAACCGGGAAAACCTGTTATTTTTGGCAGAAAAGACAAAACACTCGTTTTTGCTTTACCGGGAAACCCTGTTGCATCCTTTGTCACCTTTGAATTATTTATTTACCCCGCAATTCGAAAGATGATGGGGTTCAATACGTTACACAGAACGATCTTACAGGCCTCCCTCGAAAAGGAAATATTAACGAGAAGAAAACGTCGTGAATTTCGCCCGGCACTTCTTAGCAGAAAAGGTAACGCATGGTCGGTTTTACCTGCAGAATGGCATGGATCCGCAGATCTTCTGGCAACCACCAGGGCAAATTGTTTGCTTATTATCCGGGAAGAAGCGGAAAAACTCTCTGCCGGACAGACGGTAGAAGTTATCCTTCTTGATTAA
- a CDS encoding ABC transporter permease, whose product MSFLLLIDTTIKQFLLLVGQVTLLTMKGFFGIFLPPWNLKLIFREIDTFGAGSVLLVNIISLFTGMVMALQTIYGLSMYGAEMYVGSVVSLSIVRELGPVLTSIMVGARVGSGIAAEIGSMQVTEQIDAMRALGASPIKKLVTPKILAGMITLPLLTVTSDIVGIFGGMVIAIFELDIDRNFYINSIITTVTITDIVSGIGKTVFFGLIIAVFGCYFGLKTSGGTTGVGRSTTVSVVVISIMILISDFFLTKLFFLLF is encoded by the coding sequence ATGAGTTTTTTATTATTAATCGATACGACGATAAAACAGTTTCTTCTCCTTGTGGGGCAGGTAACCTTGTTAACAATGAAGGGCTTTTTTGGGATTTTTCTGCCTCCATGGAATCTCAAATTAATATTCAGGGAAATAGATACCTTTGGCGCAGGTTCGGTGCTTTTAGTAAATATTATTTCACTTTTCACAGGAATGGTGATGGCCCTTCAAACGATTTACGGCTTAAGTATGTATGGCGCAGAAATGTACGTTGGCAGCGTCGTTTCTCTTTCCATTGTAAGGGAATTAGGTCCTGTATTAACTTCTATAATGGTAGGTGCAAGGGTAGGATCTGGTATTGCTGCTGAGATAGGATCTATGCAGGTAACAGAACAAATCGATGCCATGCGGGCGCTGGGCGCTAGCCCCATAAAAAAACTGGTGACACCAAAAATACTTGCAGGAATGATTACCCTGCCCCTCCTTACCGTTACATCAGACATTGTTGGTATTTTCGGGGGGATGGTTATTGCGATATTTGAGCTTGATATAGACCGGAATTTTTACATTAATTCCATTATTACAACTGTCACAATAACTGATATAGTGAGTGGTATTGGTAAAACGGTGTTTTTTGGGTTGATAATCGCAGTTTTTGGATGTTATTTTGGGCTGAAAACTTCTGGTGGTACAACAGGCGTTGGCCGTTCGACAACCGTTTCCGTTGTCGTTATATCTATCATGATCTTGATTTCAGATTTTTTCCTTACGAAACTGTTTTTCCTTCTCTTCTGA
- a CDS encoding DUF542 domain-containing protein, producing MIITKDMIINDVIQKHPKTITVFKDFGVDSCCGGGFSIEKTAEMSGGNLDVLMAKLNKVATEEK from the coding sequence TTGATAATTACAAAAGATATGATTATAAATGATGTCATACAAAAACACCCAAAAACTATTACTGTTTTTAAGGATTTTGGCGTTGATTCCTGTTGTGGCGGCGGATTCAGCATTGAAAAAACGGCGGAAATGAGTGGTGGAAACCTGGATGTTTTGATGGCAAAATTGAATAAAGTAGCAACTGAAGAAAAATAG
- a CDS encoding ABC transporter ATP-binding protein yields the protein MLNVIIELKNVYKSFNGLAVLNGLNLTILEGEIISLLGGSGTGKSVILKELIGLIKPDKGDIFVMGKNVTQMHEDELIKLRVHVGFLFQGAALFDSLTVFENIAYPLREHLHLSKKEIQERVAEKLNLVGLKGIELKMPAELSGGMKKRVGLARAIATEPNIILYDEPTTGLDPRTAQHINELILELQRKLGVTTIVVTHDLNCVKTVSDRVAMLYNGEIIMVGTWEELMLSNIPEVKDFISGNICE from the coding sequence ATGCTTAACGTTATTATTGAACTGAAAAATGTGTATAAATCCTTTAATGGATTAGCCGTCCTGAACGGATTAAACCTGACAATACTGGAAGGTGAAATTATTTCTCTCCTTGGCGGCAGCGGGACAGGAAAAAGTGTGATTCTCAAAGAGCTGATCGGGCTTATAAAACCCGACAAGGGAGACATTTTTGTAATGGGGAAAAATGTTACACAGATGCATGAAGATGAATTGATCAAGTTACGGGTTCATGTAGGTTTTTTGTTTCAGGGGGCTGCGCTCTTTGATTCCCTTACGGTGTTTGAAAATATTGCCTATCCACTCCGTGAGCATCTTCATTTATCAAAAAAGGAAATTCAAGAAAGGGTAGCAGAAAAATTAAACCTCGTGGGACTCAAGGGAATTGAATTAAAGATGCCTGCCGAATTGAGCGGCGGGATGAAAAAACGAGTTGGACTGGCACGGGCGATTGCCACGGAGCCGAATATTATTCTGTATGACGAACCTACCACAGGGCTGGATCCCAGAACGGCTCAACACATTAACGAACTTATTCTTGAGTTACAAAGAAAGTTGGGAGTGACCACTATTGTTGTAACCCATGACCTTAACTGTGTTAAGACTGTTTCTGACAGGGTAGCGATGCTGTATAATGGAGAAATTATTATGGTTGGCACATGGGAAGAACTTATGCTATCGAATATTCCTGAGGTAAAAGATTTTATCAGTGGTAATATTTGTGAATAA
- a CDS encoding tellurite resistance/C4-dicarboxylate transporter family protein, with amino-acid sequence MSVVKNAIRTLHPAYFAFIMSTGIISIASGILGFGSIAYGLFYVNLVAYVVVLTLQVLRVFLYWRDMYKDLLNPKLSLVFFTLVAGTNVLGAQFVNVVNCPCMAKVLWYFGIFLWVAITFLTFSLLFAKADMRIEESIHGGWLIATVGTQSVAVLGALLAPQFSENGSFVMFCSFVWWLIGAFLYIVLITLIFYRLIFFKIAPAGLVPPYWINMGAIAITTLAGSALCLAIPEIGGPYTDFLGFVKGFTLFFWSFGTWWIPFLVILGIWKYVYNKVPFTYSPLYWGLVFPLGMYTACTLKLSQALGMDFLWNIPKYFIYAAYVAWLVIFVSMIKSFIAALSVKEVG; translated from the coding sequence ATGAGCGTAGTAAAAAATGCGATAAGAACATTACACCCTGCATATTTTGCGTTTATCATGTCAACGGGAATTATTTCTATAGCATCGGGAATACTGGGTTTTGGGTCGATAGCGTACGGATTATTTTATGTAAATCTGGTGGCATATGTAGTGGTGTTAACACTGCAGGTGCTGCGTGTGTTCCTGTACTGGAGGGATATGTACAAAGACCTGTTGAACCCCAAGCTGAGTCTGGTATTTTTTACGCTGGTAGCAGGGACGAACGTGTTAGGTGCCCAATTTGTAAATGTCGTAAATTGTCCGTGTATGGCAAAGGTGTTGTGGTATTTTGGCATATTCTTATGGGTTGCGATAACGTTTTTAACGTTTAGTTTGTTGTTTGCAAAAGCAGATATGCGTATAGAGGAGTCAATTCACGGAGGTTGGCTAATAGCAACGGTGGGTACGCAGTCGGTAGCAGTACTGGGGGCGTTGCTGGCGCCGCAATTTAGCGAAAATGGAAGTTTCGTGATGTTCTGTTCATTTGTGTGGTGGCTTATCGGGGCGTTTCTGTACATAGTGCTGATAACGCTGATTTTTTATCGACTAATATTCTTTAAAATAGCACCGGCTGGCTTGGTTCCTCCGTACTGGATAAATATGGGTGCAATAGCGATAACGACGCTTGCTGGTTCAGCGCTGTGTCTTGCTATACCAGAGATAGGGGGTCCATATACAGATTTTCTCGGTTTTGTGAAAGGTTTTACGCTTTTTTTCTGGTCATTCGGAACGTGGTGGATTCCTTTTCTGGTAATACTGGGCATATGGAAATATGTGTATAATAAGGTGCCATTCACGTATAGTCCTTTGTATTGGGGTCTGGTGTTTCCGCTGGGCATGTACACTGCATGTACGCTGAAGCTTTCACAGGCGTTGGGAATGGATTTTTTGTGGAATATCCCGAAGTATTTCATCTACGCAGCGTATGTTGCCTGGTTAGTAATATTTGTGAGTATGATTAAGTCTTTCATTGCGGCTTTATCTGTAAAAGAGGTCGGTTAA
- a CDS encoding YifB family Mg chelatase-like AAA ATPase: protein MLSKVKSIAVFGIEAYLIEVEVYVAKSDMPSIVVVGLPDTAVKESRDRVKAALQNSGYKFPNKNITVNLAPADRKKEGPVFELPIAIGVLISTKQIEAPDIQTYAVFGELSLDGEIRPVKGCLSMALKCKELGIKKLLLPSANAAEASIVEEIESIPVATVKEAVGVLTKSIFIDPYKSDRKSIFHESSDYDVDFADVKGQENVKRALTVAATGNHNVIMIGPPGAGKTMLTQRIPTIMPPLTLHEALETTKIYSVLGLIGPKQSLITKRPFRAPHHTISTAGLIGGGSFPRAGEISLSHNGVLFLDELPEFERKTLEVLRQPLETGNVTISRAASSVTYPANFMLVCAMNPCPCGYYTDRRKECNCTSRQIQNYMSKISGPLLDRIDIQIEVPAVSFTEIAKEGLSQTSSEIRKKVTVARKKQEDRFNGQLIQVNADMSSKQIKQYCKMDKPAKDLISQAMIELSISARGYSKIVKVARTIADLEESEEVKVEHVSEAIQYRSLDRGLWK, encoded by the coding sequence ATGTTGTCAAAAGTAAAAAGCATTGCTGTTTTTGGTATTGAAGCATATTTGATAGAAGTAGAGGTATATGTAGCCAAAAGTGATATGCCTTCTATAGTTGTTGTTGGTTTGCCGGATACTGCAGTAAAAGAAAGTAGAGATAGAGTAAAGGCCGCGCTGCAAAACAGCGGATACAAGTTTCCGAATAAAAATATTACCGTAAACCTTGCTCCAGCAGATCGTAAGAAAGAGGGTCCCGTCTTTGAATTACCGATAGCTATTGGCGTGCTTATTTCAACAAAACAGATTGAAGCGCCAGACATTCAAACGTATGCCGTTTTTGGAGAGTTGTCATTAGATGGCGAAATACGCCCTGTTAAAGGGTGTTTATCTATGGCGCTTAAATGCAAAGAATTAGGAATAAAAAAACTCTTACTTCCTTCAGCAAATGCCGCGGAAGCTTCAATCGTAGAAGAAATCGAAAGTATTCCAGTAGCTACCGTAAAAGAAGCTGTAGGAGTACTGACAAAATCTATTTTTATCGATCCATACAAAAGTGACAGAAAAAGTATTTTTCATGAGTCGTCAGATTATGATGTAGATTTTGCTGATGTAAAAGGTCAGGAAAATGTGAAAAGGGCATTAACGGTAGCTGCGACGGGCAATCATAACGTGATAATGATTGGTCCTCCTGGCGCCGGCAAAACGATGCTTACCCAGCGTATTCCGACGATCATGCCTCCTCTCACATTACATGAAGCTTTAGAAACAACGAAAATATATAGTGTTTTGGGATTAATTGGTCCGAAGCAATCACTTATTACAAAAAGGCCGTTTCGTGCGCCGCATCATACGATTAGCACCGCGGGTCTCATTGGAGGAGGATCGTTTCCGCGGGCCGGCGAGATTAGTCTTTCTCATAATGGTGTGCTTTTCCTGGATGAGCTTCCTGAATTTGAGAGAAAAACACTGGAGGTGCTCCGTCAACCCCTGGAAACAGGCAACGTAACAATTTCACGAGCAGCAAGTTCCGTAACGTACCCTGCTAATTTTATGCTTGTGTGCGCTATGAATCCTTGTCCTTGTGGTTATTATACGGATAGAAGAAAAGAGTGCAATTGTACTTCACGTCAAATTCAGAATTATATGTCGAAGATATCTGGTCCCTTATTGGATAGAATAGATATCCAAATAGAAGTGCCGGCGGTAAGTTTTACGGAAATTGCAAAGGAAGGCTTATCTCAAACCTCTTCTGAAATAAGAAAGAAAGTTACCGTTGCGAGAAAGAAGCAGGAAGATAGATTTAACGGACAACTAATACAGGTAAATGCGGATATGTCCTCAAAGCAGATAAAGCAGTATTGTAAAATGGATAAACCAGCGAAAGACCTCATTTCTCAAGCGATGATAGAGTTAAGTATTTCCGCGCGGGGGTATAGTAAGATAGTGAAAGTTGCGCGTACCATTGCTGATTTGGAGGAAAGTGAGGAAGTGAAAGTAGAGCATGTATCAGAGGCTATTCAATACAGAAGTTTAGACAGGGGTTTGTGGAAGTGA